In Parcubacteria group bacterium, the following are encoded in one genomic region:
- a CDS encoding Hsp20/alpha crystallin family protein produces the protein MSFLEKLIGPINASDNGQNEKKIMKEKEEMEKINNWESGETEGQLSIDVYQTPADIVIKSTIAGVKPENLDIAITNDMVTVRGRREIEESVIKDDYFYQECYWGPFSRSIILPVDVQTDKSIATLKNGVLTIKLPKSERTKTKKIEIKHHEE, from the coding sequence ATGTCTTTTTTAGAAAAATTAATCGGTCCGATAAATGCCTCTGATAACGGCCAAAACGAAAAGAAAATTATGAAAGAAAAAGAAGAGATGGAAAAAATCAATAATTGGGAATCGGGCGAAACAGAGGGACAGCTCTCTATTGATGTTTATCAGACGCCCGCCGATATTGTAATAAAGTCCACCATTGCCGGAGTCAAACCGGAAAATTTAGACATTGCTATTACTAATGATATGGTGACCGTTCGCGGTCGGCGGGAAATAGAGGAGTCTGTAATCAAAGATGATTATTTTTATCAGGAATGTTATTGGGGACCGTTTTCCCGTTCAATAATTCTGCCGGTTGACGTTCAAACCGATAAATCAATTGCTACTCTGAAAAACGGCGTACTCACTATAAAACTCCCGAAATCAGAAAGAACCAAAACCAAAAAGATAGAAATAAAACACCATGAAGAATAA
- a CDS encoding PrsW family intramembrane metalloprotease: MLNQEPSALIPTIILAVLPSLIWLLFYLREDDHPEPRYWLFTIFLMGVALAPLVIFLEMVLSRFFGYFELLPAIESILLLIFIAPLVEEASKYGAVHLALNKNPILDEPVDGMIYVITAALGFAAIENVFAIFSYIPLGTPGYVSETLNFVSLRFISAVALHGLASGIAGYFFAVYYFVKKDARLILVGLFSAVILHGIYNFLITNENDFLRVFLTGITLGGAAALVIYLFHRLKHYKTYQQITVDPVRNLTDN; the protein is encoded by the coding sequence ATGCTTAATCAAGAACCGTCCGCATTAATACCAACGATAATTCTAGCCGTTCTTCCCAGTTTGATTTGGCTACTTTTTTATCTTAGGGAAGACGACCACCCGGAGCCGCGATATTGGCTTTTTACAATATTTTTAATGGGCGTCGCTTTGGCGCCGCTTGTAATTTTTCTTGAAATGGTTCTGTCGAGATTTTTCGGTTACTTTGAGTTGTTGCCTGCTATAGAAAGCATCCTGCTTTTGATTTTTATCGCGCCGCTAGTAGAAGAGGCGTCAAAATACGGCGCGGTTCATCTTGCTTTAAACAAAAATCCGATTTTAGACGAGCCGGTTGATGGCATGATTTACGTCATTACCGCCGCTTTAGGCTTTGCGGCAATAGAAAATGTTTTTGCTATTTTTTCATACATACCGCTTGGCACGCCCGGCTACGTAAGCGAAACCCTTAATTTTGTATCTTTACGATTTATAAGTGCCGTAGCATTGCACGGCTTGGCATCCGGGATTGCGGGATACTTTTTCGCTGTCTATTATTTCGTAAAAAAAGACGCGCGCTTAATTCTTGTTGGACTCTTTAGTGCTGTAATTCTTCATGGCATTTACAATTTTCTCATAACTAATGAGAATGATTTTTTGCGCGTATTTTTAACCGGTATTACCTTGGGCGGTGCCGCGGCTTTAGTTATCTATCTTTTCCATCGCCTCAAGCACTATAAAACTTATCAACAAATAACAGTTGACCCCGTTAGAAATCTAACAGATAATTAA
- a CDS encoding valine--tRNA ligase, which yields MNFDSPYNPKEVEDKIYRLWEESGFFNPDKLPPPSSGQAVKRKKKFSVMMAPPNITGSLHMGHVLENTEVDILVRMKRMKGFKTLWLPGIDHAGISAQNVVEKELRKEGLRRQDLGQEKFVEKVKEWKEKYGNIIFDQLKLLGISSDWSRTRYTMDSDYSKAVVEAFNHYYKKGWIYRGKRVINWCVRCATGISDLEVDYIPEHAKLYFIKYGPLTLATTRPETKLGDTALAVHPNDKRYKKYWGKDLEIESIDNDLPNNQPAKTKKIKIKVIADKSVDPEFGTGIIKVTPAHDITDFEIAERHNLPSITIIDEHGRMNENAGLRYKGMKVTEAREQIVKDLEAIGLIEKIEDYEHNIARCDRCNSVIEPLPSEQWFLKMEKLAKLAIDAIKKKKTIIHPQKWEKVLLNRLKNERDWNISRQLWWGHKIPLEGETDVLDTWFSSALWPFATLGWPNKTNDLKKYHPTDFITSARDIRDIWIAKMIFSGLEFTGQSPFNTTHIHATVLNKEGKIMSKSRGTGVDPIDLIEKYGADATRFGMMYQNLGSQDIRFNEDAMLTGKKFCNKIWNATRFVKQNVNSKIPPTPRLRRASKNQNLTEADKKILSGLKKTIVEVGNRIEKYEFGQALHKLYDFFWHEYADIYIETAKKQLRRSEEVGAPTKASELADEKARQQTQEVLIKVHEDLLKLLHPFLPFLTEEIWGILNNSDAPQSGGRSPDRKRRGKPIMIEEWPK from the coding sequence ATGAACTTTGATTCTCCGTATAACCCAAAAGAAGTTGAAGATAAAATTTACCGGCTCTGGGAAGAATCGGGCTTTTTTAATCCTGATAAACTGCCGCCGCCTTCTTCGGGGCAAGCCGTAAAAAGAAAAAAGAAATTTTCGGTGATGATGGCGCCGCCAAATATCACCGGCTCGCTCCATATGGGCCACGTCTTGGAAAATACCGAGGTTGATATTTTGGTGAGAATGAAAAGAATGAAGGGCTTTAAAACGCTCTGGCTTCCGGGCATAGACCACGCCGGCATTTCTGCCCAAAATGTTGTTGAAAAAGAACTTCGCAAAGAAGGTTTGCGCCGCCAAGATCTAGGCCAGGAAAAATTTGTTGAGAAAGTTAAAGAGTGGAAAGAAAAATACGGCAATATTATTTTTGACCAATTAAAATTGCTGGGCATATCCTCGGACTGGTCACGAACCAGATATACTATGGATTCTGATTACTCCAAAGCCGTCGTGGAAGCATTTAATCATTATTATAAAAAAGGTTGGATTTATCGCGGCAAGCGCGTTATTAATTGGTGCGTCCGCTGCGCCACGGGAATCTCTGATCTAGAGGTTGACTACATACCGGAGCACGCAAAACTTTATTTTATCAAATACGGACCGCTCACCCTCGCCACGACTAGACCGGAAACTAAACTTGGCGACACTGCCTTAGCGGTACACCCTAATGACAAACGTTACAAAAAATACTGGGGAAAAGATTTGGAGATAGAATCTATAGACAACGATTTGCCGAATAATCAGCCGGCTAAAACCAAAAAAATTAAAATAAAGGTAATAGCAGATAAATCTGTGGACCCGGAATTTGGAACCGGCATTATTAAGGTTACGCCGGCGCACGATATAACGGATTTTGAAATCGCGGAACGTCATAACTTACCTTCAATCACTATAATTGATGAACACGGCCGAATGAACGAGAACGCCGGCTTGCGCTATAAGGGAATGAAAGTGACTGAAGCGCGCGAACAAATAGTTAAAGACCTTGAAGCCATCGGGTTAATTGAAAAAATAGAAGATTACGAGCACAATATCGCCCGCTGCGACCGCTGTAACTCGGTCATTGAACCTCTGCCGTCCGAGCAATGGTTTTTGAAAATGGAAAAGCTTGCCAAACTGGCAATTGACGCAATAAAAAAGAAAAAAACAATTATTCACCCGCAAAAATGGGAGAAAGTTTTATTAAATCGCCTTAAAAATGAAAGGGACTGGAATATTTCCCGCCAACTTTGGTGGGGTCACAAAATTCCTTTAGAGGGAGAAACCGATGTTTTGGATACTTGGTTTTCTTCGGCGCTTTGGCCTTTTGCGACACTTGGCTGGCCCAACAAAACAAACGACCTTAAAAAATACCATCCTACCGACTTTATTACTTCAGCAAGAGATATTCGAGATATTTGGATTGCCAAAATGATTTTTTCAGGATTGGAATTTACAGGCCAATCACCTTTTAACACCACACACATTCACGCTACGGTTCTTAATAAAGAAGGTAAAATAATGTCTAAATCTCGAGGTACCGGTGTTGACCCGATTGATTTAATTGAAAAATACGGTGCTGACGCTACTCGCTTCGGTATGATGTACCAAAATCTCGGCAGTCAGGACATTCGGTTTAATGAAGATGCGATGTTAACCGGCAAAAAATTCTGTAATAAGATATGGAACGCCACGCGTTTTGTAAAACAAAACGTGAATTCAAAAATCCCGCCTACGCCAAGGCTTCGGCGGGCAAGCAAAAATCAAAATTTAACTGAAGCGGATAAGAAAATTTTAAGTGGTCTCAAAAAAACAATTGTTGAAGTCGGCAACAGGATAGAAAAGTACGAGTTTGGACAGGCACTTCATAAACTTTACGATTTTTTCTGGCACGAATACGCCGATATTTATATTGAAACCGCAAAAAAACAGCTCCGACGTTCTGAAGAAGTCGGAGCTCCGACCAAAGCGTCGGAGCTTGCCGATGAAAAAGCAAGACAGCAAACTCAAGAAGTCCTTATAAAAGTCCACGAAGATTTATTGAAACTGCTCCACCCCTTTCTTCCTTTTTTAACCGAAGAAATTTGGGGAATATTGAATAACTCCGACGCCCCGCAAAGCGGGGGTCGGAGCCCCGACCGAAAGCGTCGGGGAAAACCGATTATGATTGAAGAATGGCCGAAATAA
- the tsaD gene encoding tRNA (adenosine(37)-N6)-threonylcarbamoyltransferase complex transferase subunit TsaD, which translates to MHILGIETSCDDTAAAIIEAKGGFDNPYFSVLSNVSYSQVAIHKKFGGVVPNLASRAHLEKIGPTINAALSMSDINSEKVDLIAVTRGPGLVPSLLIGVNFARAPAYRWQKPIIGVNHIEGHIYSNWLPPIGKISNLPPTGDLPKGDKSSPYGGSTEGRQISKKIEFPALILIVSGGHTELVLMRNYGQYKIVGQTLDDAAGEAFDKTARLLGLGYPGGPAIATEASKITNHKSQITNKFEIRNSKFEIKLPRPMINSDNHNFSFSGLKTAVLYLYNDLIKKYPISKIRPTLAFEVQNAIVDVLIAKTLKAVKNFNPKSVMIAGGVSANRKLREEMAKKIASYKIPLLVPDLSYTTDNAAMIAAAGYFNYLKKKPQKDSWKKIVADANLRL; encoded by the coding sequence ATGCATATCCTAGGGATTGAAACTTCATGCGACGACACTGCCGCGGCGATTATAGAAGCAAAGGGAGGATTTGATAACCCTTATTTTTCAGTTTTATCAAATGTTTCCTATTCCCAGGTGGCGATTCACAAGAAATTCGGGGGAGTCGTTCCCAATCTCGCTAGTCGTGCCCATCTTGAAAAAATCGGCCCCACAATCAACGCCGCATTATCGATGTCCGACATCAATAGTGAGAAAGTTGACCTGATTGCGGTAACGCGGGGACCGGGACTAGTGCCGTCGCTTTTAATCGGAGTCAATTTCGCTAGGGCCCCAGCTTATAGGTGGCAAAAACCTATTATAGGCGTCAATCATATCGAGGGACACATCTATTCCAATTGGCTGCCGCCAATTGGAAAAATCTCAAATCTTCCCCCTACGGGGGATCTCCCGAAGGGAGACAAATCTTCCCCCTACGGGGGATCTACCGAAGGGAGACAAATCTCAAAAAAAATTGAATTTCCCGCGTTAATTCTTATCGTTTCCGGCGGGCACACTGAGCTGGTTTTAATGAGAAACTACGGCCAATATAAAATTGTAGGCCAAACACTTGACGACGCGGCCGGAGAGGCTTTTGATAAAACGGCGCGTCTTCTAGGCCTCGGATACCCCGGCGGTCCCGCTATCGCCACCGAAGCATCAAAAATCACAAATCACAAATCACAAATCACAAACAAATTCGAAATTCGAAATTCTAAATTCGAAATTAAACTCCCTCGGCCGATGATAAATTCTGATAATCATAACTTTTCTTTTTCAGGACTTAAAACCGCAGTTTTGTATCTGTATAATGATTTGATAAAAAAATATCCGATTTCTAAAATCAGACCGACTTTGGCTTTTGAAGTTCAGAATGCGATAGTTGATGTTTTAATCGCTAAAACGCTTAAAGCGGTGAAAAATTTCAATCCAAAATCAGTAATGATTGCCGGCGGCGTGTCCGCCAATAGAAAACTGCGCGAAGAAATGGCGAAAAAAATCGCATCCTATAAAATCCCGTTGCTTGTTCCCGATTTGTCTTACACCACCGACAATGCCGCGATGATTGCCGCCGCCGGCTATTTTAATTATCTCAAGAAAAAACCGCAAAAAGATTCATGGAAAAAAATAGTCGCAGATGCTAACCTTAGGCTATGA
- the arc gene encoding proteasome ATPase, giving the protein MPEELDRSDGPINVEQLLLELRDINLKIPHVKPTEIQEQLRESAKKLRAKLEELFKRIENDHERRVHLTQALERASAEIERLTAPPLPYGYVDRIHDDGTIDVFINKDNRRRVNVSPEVNVKELKTGQRALLSNINYTILEIDEEWEKIGEEGKVSALLGEDIVRVVTHLDEVHDVILAAPLREQKIREGDSLLIFGNFAFAKLPKAETDELLLEKVPEIGFAQIGGLKNQVEILLEAIEYPALYPELFALHKLKPTKGVLLYGPPGCGKTLLAKAVANLLAQKTRKKIGDANICAYFINIKGPELLNKWVGETERKIREVFQRAREKAVEGSPVIIFFDEFDSLFRTRGSGISSDIESTVVPQFLSMLDGAEELNNVIVIGASNRQDLIDPAILRPGRFDIKIKVDRPDELGAKEILGIYVTPDLPWGEDSEGKSYVGQKFHSVVNRLHGNKPYSVDLSTPELVVEHMIKVIVEYLYYVGPPIAWTDRRGNQHEYNTECIEITWADGERKMLYVKDILVSGAMIESIVNRVKKIAIKRAVTGKGGIKMVDFYTAIRDEIKESSDLPNTNNPDDWAKIIGQRSESGQRIVNVRPIIGTQRVASSRSTEHVVTTGQYL; this is encoded by the coding sequence ATGCCTGAAGAACTTGACCGATCTGATGGGCCGATTAATGTGGAGCAACTCTTATTAGAGCTTCGCGATATTAACCTAAAAATTCCCCATGTTAAGCCGACAGAAATTCAAGAGCAGCTTCGTGAGTCGGCGAAAAAATTGCGCGCGAAGTTAGAAGAGCTTTTTAAGAGAATTGAAAACGATCATGAAAGGCGAGTTCATCTTACGCAGGCTTTAGAGAGGGCTTCGGCTGAAATTGAAAGACTTACGGCTCCGCCCCTTCCTTATGGTTATGTGGATCGCATTCACGATGATGGCACGATTGATGTTTTTATTAACAAGGATAATAGAAGGCGCGTTAATGTCTCTCCAGAAGTTAATGTTAAAGAATTGAAAACCGGTCAGCGGGCGCTCTTAAGTAATATAAACTACACCATTTTAGAAATTGATGAGGAATGGGAAAAGATTGGAGAAGAAGGCAAGGTCTCTGCTCTTCTAGGTGAAGACATAGTGAGAGTGGTCACTCATCTTGATGAAGTTCATGATGTAATCTTAGCCGCGCCTTTGAGAGAACAAAAAATTCGCGAAGGCGATTCCCTTCTCATTTTTGGAAATTTTGCTTTTGCTAAGTTACCCAAAGCAGAAACCGATGAGCTTCTGCTTGAAAAAGTGCCCGAAATTGGTTTCGCCCAAATCGGCGGCTTGAAAAATCAGGTTGAAATACTGCTTGAGGCCATTGAATATCCGGCGCTTTATCCGGAATTGTTCGCGCTTCATAAGCTCAAGCCGACTAAGGGCGTCTTGCTTTACGGGCCTCCCGGTTGCGGCAAAACACTTTTGGCCAAAGCCGTGGCTAACTTATTGGCGCAGAAGACGCGTAAGAAAATAGGCGATGCAAATATCTGTGCTTATTTCATCAATATTAAAGGTCCGGAACTTCTTAATAAGTGGGTTGGCGAAACAGAGAGAAAAATCCGCGAAGTATTCCAGCGTGCCAGAGAAAAGGCGGTAGAAGGCTCCCCCGTTATTATCTTTTTTGACGAATTTGATTCTCTTTTCAGAACCCGCGGTTCGGGGATTTCTTCCGATATTGAGTCAACTGTCGTGCCACAGTTTTTATCCATGTTGGATGGCGCTGAGGAGCTTAATAATGTCATTGTTATAGGCGCCTCCAATAGGCAAGACCTAATTGATCCAGCGATACTGCGCCCCGGCCGTTTTGATATCAAGATTAAGGTTGACCGGCCTGATGAACTTGGCGCCAAAGAAATTCTTGGAATTTATGTTACTCCCGATTTGCCTTGGGGCGAAGATTCCGAAGGCAAGTCGTATGTTGGCCAGAAATTTCATTCGGTTGTTAACCGTTTGCATGGCAATAAACCATATAGCGTTGATTTAAGTACGCCGGAACTAGTAGTTGAACACATGATCAAGGTTATTGTTGAATATTTGTATTATGTCGGTCCGCCGATTGCTTGGACTGACAGGCGCGGCAACCAGCATGAATACAACACCGAATGCATTGAAATTACTTGGGCCGATGGAGAAAGGAAAATGTTATATGTTAAGGATATTTTGGTTTCCGGTGCCATGATTGAAAGCATCGTAAATCGCGTTAAGAAAATAGCCATTAAACGCGCCGTCACTGGTAAAGGAGGCATTAAAATGGTTGATTTTTATACGGCCATAAGAGACGAAATCAAAGAAAGCAGTGACTTGCCGAATACCAATAATCCTGATGATTGGGCCAAGATCATCGGCCAGCGTTCGGAGAGCGGCCAGCGGATTGTTAATGTCCGCCCCATTATTGGGACACAGAGGGTGGCTAGTTCCCGGAGTACAGAACATGTTGTTACTACCGGCCAATATTTGTAA
- a CDS encoding proteasome accessory factor PafA2 family protein, with protein MQVLVSDIDYYDGYGDFSDLFYRCLPRRRFNRIRYELPMVFGSETEFGLTYSRVLDKEKAKFFPVDSPETVFLHIIKKVAEKTKAFARDPASPWLRNGLNHFDRISIGKITEAAISDDISCLPVKLKKAVERTGLSAKDFYLGETGIFLEEGSRLYIDGPHLESSISECREPGEVVCHEKAMENIITGVLPELENEIGREIVILKDNTDRHGNSYGCHTNYLLMLEFFNRLYVKNEWSDAWLSFITSGIIVTGSGKVGYECYSEPCDYQISQRADHFMRILGSGTMYFRPLINFRDEPLADRAKYGRFHVILDDSNMAEWSIYLKIGTKALVLNMLQHQFFEGGKTIKYKELFIDNPIESLKFISRDLTCKKKVLLADGSEKSALEIQEEWLSIVEDFYSGSDSYPFWISDVIAKWKLTLRWIRDDDDNLDSVLDWRIKLSLIKGIKEKYAKRGITLDWRDGRIKDLDCLYHSLGPKGLYNCALKAGHIERIVTDEQIEIAKTEPPENTRAWLRGRFIRHFLPHLVDASWELLSFYIKIGDFETLVSLKMDPLCSTRHKVGELFTETDSYESFCKRFLSMYLSGRSLF; from the coding sequence ATGCAGGTCCTTGTTTCAGATATCGACTATTATGATGGCTACGGAGATTTTTCAGACCTTTTTTATCGATGTTTGCCCAGACGCCGTTTTAACCGGATACGCTATGAGCTTCCTATGGTTTTTGGAAGCGAAACAGAATTTGGTTTGACATACAGCAGGGTACTCGATAAAGAAAAGGCAAAATTTTTTCCGGTAGATTCTCCGGAGACAGTTTTTCTCCATATTATTAAGAAAGTTGCCGAAAAAACAAAAGCCTTTGCGCGCGATCCGGCATCGCCATGGTTAAGAAACGGACTAAATCATTTTGATCGGATCAGCATTGGTAAAATAACCGAAGCGGCGATTTCAGACGATATTTCCTGTCTTCCCGTTAAGCTTAAAAAAGCAGTTGAAAGAACAGGACTATCGGCTAAAGATTTTTATTTGGGAGAAACAGGAATATTTTTAGAAGAAGGCAGCCGTCTTTACATCGACGGTCCGCATTTAGAATCGTCTATCAGTGAATGCCGGGAACCGGGCGAAGTAGTTTGTCATGAAAAAGCAATGGAGAATATTATTACCGGAGTTTTACCTGAACTGGAAAATGAGATCGGTCGTGAAATTGTTATTCTTAAGGATAATACCGATAGGCACGGCAACAGTTATGGCTGTCATACAAACTATCTGCTTATGCTGGAATTTTTCAATCGGCTTTACGTAAAAAACGAATGGAGCGATGCTTGGTTAAGTTTTATTACCTCCGGCATAATTGTTACCGGCAGCGGTAAGGTCGGCTATGAATGCTATAGCGAGCCGTGCGACTACCAAATTTCTCAAAGAGCCGATCATTTTATGAGAATTTTAGGCAGCGGTACGATGTATTTTCGTCCGCTTATCAACTTTAGAGACGAACCGTTGGCCGACAGAGCGAAATACGGCCGTTTTCATGTAATTTTAGATGATTCCAATATGGCCGAATGGTCCATTTATCTTAAAATTGGCACTAAAGCGCTGGTTTTAAATATGCTTCAGCATCAATTTTTCGAAGGTGGAAAAACTATCAAGTATAAAGAGCTTTTTATAGATAATCCGATTGAATCTCTAAAATTCATTTCCAGGGATTTGACGTGTAAGAAGAAAGTCCTGTTAGCGGACGGCAGTGAAAAATCAGCTCTTGAAATTCAAGAGGAATGGCTAAGTATTGTTGAAGATTTTTATTCAGGTTCTGATTCTTATCCTTTTTGGATTTCGGATGTTATAGCAAAATGGAAATTAACTCTACGGTGGATTAGAGATGATGATGACAATCTTGATTCGGTTTTGGACTGGCGGATTAAACTTTCCCTCATCAAAGGTATAAAAGAAAAATATGCCAAAAGAGGAATAACTCTTGATTGGCGAGATGGTCGGATTAAAGATTTAGACTGCCTTTACCATAGTTTGGGTCCCAAAGGTCTTTACAATTGCGCTTTAAAAGCGGGTCACATTGAAAGAATTGTAACAGATGAACAAATTGAAATAGCTAAAACTGAGCCACCCGAAAACACCAGAGCATGGCTGCGCGGCCGGTTTATAAGGCACTTTTTGCCACATCTTGTCGATGCCAGCTGGGAGCTCCTGTCTTTTTATATTAAAATCGGTGATTTTGAAACATTGGTGTCGCTTAAGATGGACCCGCTCTGCAGTACGCGCCATAAGGTGGGCGAGTTGTTTACAGAAACAGACAGTTATGAAAGTTTTTGCAAGAGGTTTCTTTCCATGTATTTAAGTGGTAGGAGTCTTTTTTAA
- a CDS encoding proteasome accessory factor PafA2 family protein yields the protein MRDRVMGGEIEWLGNFRPNPNCRWQEAGNLFESIKAFLCKKYSINNSGELFLPNGSRFYHESTGNHIETTTPECGSARDVLKYEKWQERFMCRLSKELKDSLGEFVFQKKNSSDNLADTRGSHESYLSDKMFSDLLSSAQARLYSMPPTMDPRLNYLILFLITRQIFTGSGGGILSCQDNSRNDYVISPRAYFIETIFSSSSTSSRPIIHIRKEALADDSKYWRNHFILGDANMADLSIFLKFGTTSAVLEMIEEGFYDKTLNMFDPREAANLFKKISGDLTLRNVPIRLVGGGDEGVIGIQKRFCQDFKRYLGYSGQGGEKLEIAQRWWEILECLQGDDEKVYRELDYKIKFRLLNDYMTARGLSLSDNKVRMLDLDYHSSDPKKSFYYLLKNRPSSKFESLVSESKILERGGLPPNTRAKLRAQIQLLLEELDMSYSLNWDLVSFKPIGSDVPERKLHLPEPRVSSFDGLNFEKNYDAIDYLNSLKPGAIKIRKAP from the coding sequence ATGAGAGATCGAGTCATGGGAGGCGAAATCGAATGGCTTGGTAACTTTAGGCCCAATCCTAACTGCCGATGGCAGGAAGCCGGGAACCTGTTTGAATCAATTAAAGCATTTCTTTGCAAAAAATATAGTATTAACAATTCTGGAGAGTTATTTCTTCCAAACGGCTCTCGTTTTTACCATGAGTCAACGGGTAATCATATTGAGACCACGACCCCCGAATGTGGAAGCGCAAGAGATGTCTTAAAATACGAAAAATGGCAAGAGCGCTTTATGTGCCGACTTTCAAAAGAACTGAAGGACAGTCTGGGAGAATTCGTGTTTCAAAAAAAGAACAGCAGTGATAATTTAGCCGATACCCGCGGCTCTCATGAGAGTTATTTGTCCGATAAAATGTTTAGTGATTTACTGAGTTCTGCTCAAGCAAGATTATATTCTATGCCCCCCACTATGGACCCGCGGCTTAATTATCTTATTCTGTTTTTAATAACACGTCAGATTTTTACCGGTAGCGGCGGCGGCATTTTAAGCTGCCAAGACAACAGTCGCAACGATTATGTAATTTCTCCTAGGGCTTATTTCATTGAGACGATTTTTAGCTCTTCATCAACCAGCTCGCGGCCGATTATTCACATTCGCAAAGAAGCGTTAGCCGATGACTCCAAATATTGGCGCAATCATTTTATTTTAGGCGATGCTAATATGGCCGACCTTTCAATCTTTCTTAAATTCGGAACGACAAGCGCCGTTTTGGAGATGATCGAGGAAGGTTTTTACGATAAGACATTGAATATGTTTGATCCTCGTGAAGCTGCCAATCTATTTAAAAAAATCTCCGGCGATTTAACCCTGCGAAACGTGCCAATTCGTTTGGTGGGTGGCGGAGATGAAGGTGTTATAGGAATCCAAAAACGATTCTGCCAAGATTTCAAAAGATACCTCGGCTATTCCGGTCAAGGCGGAGAAAAATTAGAAATTGCGCAAAGATGGTGGGAGATTTTGGAATGCCTGCAAGGGGACGATGAAAAAGTTTATCGGGAGTTAGATTACAAGATTAAGTTTAGGCTTTTAAATGACTATATGACGGCAAGGGGTCTTTCTCTTTCTGATAACAAGGTTAGGATGCTCGATCTTGACTACCACAGTTCGGATCCGAAAAAAAGCTTTTATTACTTGTTAAAGAATCGTCCGAGTTCTAAATTTGAAAGTTTGGTGAGTGAAAGTAAAATTTTGGAAAGAGGGGGCCTACCTCCAAATACCAGGGCTAAGTTAAGAGCTCAAATTCAATTGCTTCTTGAAGAATTAGACATGTCTTATAGTTTAAATTGGGATTTGGTGTCGTTCAAACCCATTGGTTCAGATGTACCTGAAAGAAAATTACACTTACCAGAACCGCGCGTTTCATCATTTGACGGTCTAAATTTTGAAAAAAACTATGATGCCATAGATTATCTAAACTCTTTAAAGCCCGGCGCTATTAAAATTCGTAAAGCCCCCTAG